The Plasmodium vinckei vinckei genome assembly, chromosome: PVVCY_09 genome includes the window TAAAGATGAAATTAATaacaatttattaaaaaatgaaaaaaataatcattcttatatgatttattaCCTTAgcgaaaaaataataaatttagcAAAAGGAATTTGGAAAATTAAAGCAATGTTAtacaataattataaacgaataataaaaatagctaaCACATTAGATGATATGAATATActaattcaaaaatatggaaCCTTATCCAATTGCCCAGataaaatagtaaatataactcaaaattattcttttcaatatttaaacaattatttgataaatGCTAATAATCAAATTGTGAAGTTGTTAGAACAACTTTcttttgtcttttttaaaattgcaaaaaatgaaataattcaaaattttgaagaggactttttttttaatcaatCCATTAATCACATATTAAGTTCATACTATTTGCTGAATtcttttgatatttttattcaacAATTCCaggatatattttttgttcgCACAGTAAGTTTATAGAGTTGCTTTTTTCCTTGcatgttaataattttttttatttgtttcgttttttatagctatttttttttttttactaacaATAATGGCTAGTCAGcaaagataataaaatttttacacACACACACATGTCACATTTAACATCGCCATATTCACTTTTGATTTTCAGGATTTTTCTACATATGATGAATTTTTGGCATACGTAAAAAGTAATATTATTGATAACAAGTTTGTTAACGAAATAGGAAATCGAATTGATGAAATAGATCAAAGTATAAACTTTTTCAGAAAAGGAATTGTAGAAAAAATACTAgggattataaaaaatcatttcaatgatatatttttattaagatATTGTGATTTGtttattgaaaattatataaaaacattaaattttttaaacaatataaaaaatgagagaaataaatatgaacagTTCATGCTAGAAAAGGTGataaatgattttttaacaaattttGAAAGAGAAAcctatgaaaaatatatattaaatatattagaaaataaaataaatggaagctttaaaaatattattttatttgataaaaagtataaatttgataataaGTTTTATTGGCTAAAAGAAACTATTAATTtgattaaaatttttaaaatactaTTTAcagataaatattatatatcattttctttaaaaagttatttacgttttattcttaatcactttaaatcatatattaacaatgtgaaaacttttatatcatttttaaacaatTCGAATTGTAAAATTGGGAGCAATACCACTGAGATTTTATTAGGATCTGATAAGTTTAATAGACCAAATTGGAGCCCAACATTAACATATAATAGCATaggtttttttttgtctgaTTTTTTATCTCTCAGAAATATGCTCAAAACAGATTGTgaaataaatcattttattgatgaaaacaataaattttatgtacCGTCTAATATTGGGGATATATCTATTTGGATATTCACAAAAATTTTATCTGACTATTCAAATGCGTATTATGAGGATGACAATTTTGAGAACTTATCCCCCCCCttagataataaaaatgagaaCATCAAAAATGTAGAtccattaaataaaattgaaaattgtAACGaagaaaacaaattaaataaaggGCATAAACTGATAAGCTCATtcgatgaaaataaattaaaagataaaCAATTGAGCAACATAATGAATGAATGCAACGATAGTAATAGTAGTGAAAGTGATGGAGATATTGATTGTTCAGAGCTAGACAaagataatttaaataatatagatattttacataaattaggttatgataataaaaatattttaaaaaaaagaaaaaaaaaaattaaacaagatttatatatatataaaaaaaataatagtaaaaaaataattaatgatctaaattgtataaatggatttttattaacattatCAACAATTGTTGAAAATACACAAGAATATTTTCAAGAATTCTTTATCAATAAAATGTTTGAAATATGCTCAAGCTTTTTAGTTTACCTACATTCACTCTTACctatttacaaaatgacAAATAAACGggtattataaaaaaagaatgaattattttatggCATAtctcatataatatattacacATGATAAGCTAACCAGTATTTATGTCTAATTTTTGaccatttattttatttttttcttatttataGGCCCCTGAAAAGGCAAGCGATAATATTGACAAGATTGTTCTTCCCTTAGTGTCCTTCAAAAGTTTTTATAAAGACACCATTGAGAatgtaatattaaaattgtgcatatatatattttacgaAATTGCATTTGCCATTTTGCGTTTCAAGCCTGTTGTGTCGgttcataaataattatagaaCTACACGAGATGGAATAAGCGGATGCAAATGTTGGCATATGGAAAATACTACTAATACACTtaatttgatatatattattatttttttttttaatccaTT containing:
- a CDS encoding conserved oligomeric Golgi complex subunit 2, putative — encoded protein: MSAQVFNTMVTEKENINMKNENEENELIPEYRIYTKNELSKSENIVKIMSNSMSYVIECCKYKPIEEIKNDLEIMKKTINNDVIKILNNNSQEFMLLPSHLHNIESIIPILKKEINISSMYVKKLLNEINKINKNRNNIFMNKINIFYIRHILKYNIEIEQLLNKLQACIYTFEKLDLYTQLVNLKKGIEQSKDEINNNLLKNEKNNHSYMIYYLSEKIINLAKGIWKIKAMLYNNYKRIIKIANTLDDMNILIQKYGTLSNCPDKIVNITQNYSFQYLNNYLINANNQIVKLLEQLSFVFFKIAKNEIIQNFEEDFFFNQSINHILSSYYLLNSFDIFIQQFQDIFFVRTDFSTYDEFLAYVKSNIIDNKFVNEIGNRIDEIDQSINFFRKGIVEKILGIIKNHFNDIFLLRYCDLFIENYIKTLNFLNNIKNERNKYEQFMLEKVINDFLTNFERETYEKYILNILENKINGSFKNIILFDKKYKFDNKFYWLKETINLIKIFKILFTDKYYISFSLKSYLRFILNHFKSYINNVKTFISFLNNSNCKIGSNTTEILLGSDKFNRPNWSPTLTYNSIGFFLSDFLSLRNMLKTDCEINHFIDENNKFYVPSNIGDISIWIFTKILSDYSNAYYEDDNFENLSPPLDNKNENIKNVDPLNKIENCNEENKLNKGHKLISSFDENKLKDKQLSNIMNECNDSNSSESDGDIDCSELDKDNLNNIDILHKLGYDNKNILKKRKKKIKQDLYIYKKNNSKKIINDLNCINGFLLTLSTIVENTQEYFQEFFINKMFEICSSFLVYLHSLLPIYKMTNKRAPEKASDNIDKIVLPLVSFKSFYKDTIENVIIEDMISKIVDKINTDYLEKIKTIIDVKICEENKKILKLNLYDAINSGDIPYEEKIQRQLFLDVRHYEEICNSNFKINKNTSESMNKLVNYFETLNKEIKNITNSRK